From Longimicrobiaceae bacterium:
TGGAGTGGCTTCGCACGCGGTCCCCCTCCGGCCCTTCACGCTCCTGGACGTCGACGGATAGGGTGCGCACTCCGTCGGCGCGGATCGTGAGCCGCGCCGTCACTCCGCGACGGTCGAGATCGGCGGCGAGGGTATCGAAGTAGATCTCGCGGAAGAATTCCTTGCGGGCGTGCCCCGCGCGCAGGCCAGGCACGATCTCGCCCATTGCGAGATGCTCGAGCAGCTCGCGGGAGGGAACCTCGAAGCGGAGCACCCGTTCGGAGGTCATCGGACGGCTCGGCTGGGGCTCATCTGGAGAGAGGCCATGCGCTGAGGGGTCAGAAAGGAACGCCGAATTTGAAGTAGATCGTACCGTGGTCGCCTTCGGCGTAGAGAGCAGACGCCGCGATCAGAGTCGAGCGCACGCGGAAGCGAAACCAGAGGCCGCCACCGTAGGCGGTGTGCCATCCTCCCGGCGATTCACCGTCGACGTATACCCGGCCGGCGTCCGCCAATCCAAGAACTCCGAGATCACCCCTAACGATCCACTTTACCTTCCCGAGCGGCAGGCGAGCCTCGGCATTCCCGAACACCATCGCGTCGCCTGCATACCGCTGAAAGCGGTACCCCCGCACCGTGGCGGAGCCGCCGAGAAACGCGGCTTCGTGGATCGGGAAGTCACCCCACAGGTGCATTCCCCCTGCCCGCAGTGCAAGCGTGGGGGAGCCGCGAAACAACGGCGTCAGGTACGCGGAGGCGACGGCGTGCGCCTCGCCGAAGGCTTCATCCGCGTCCCAGAATGCCGGATATCCGCTCCCGCCGACCCGCAGGGACACCCCACGCGTCGGAAAGAGGGTGGCGTCGCGCGTGTCCACCACCAGCTCCGATCGTCCCCCCACCTGCCCGTAGTTCCGCCCACCCTCGTGGCCCGCCGCGAAGGGAGTTCCCTCCGGCTCCTGAGTGCGCGTGAACTCGACGACAGGCCCCAGCGAAAACCGTGCGGCCCTCCCCAGCTCCTGATACCAGGACACACCCGCCAGCAACCTGTTCTGGCGCACCACGTAGAAATCCGCGTTCTCGCTGGCTTCCGACTCGTTCCCGAACCCGTAGAAGTGGAGCGGGTCGAGCTGAGACACGAAGAGCTCGACCTCCATTCCTGCTGACGATCGGGGCCGCCGGAAGTCACCCCGGACCCCACCGGCAAACGCGCCGGTCAGCGTGCCTACCTCCAGGCCGACGTCGAGCCGGAAATCGTACGGGACCTGGCGAAATCCGTAGCGCGTATAGCTTCGGGTCAGGCCGAGGATCAGACCTTCCGACGAGTGGTAATCGAGCGAGGGAATCCACCGGCGCAGCGCCCCCCAGTCGCGGAACGATTCGCCGCTCAGCGACTGAACCGCCTCCGGTGCTTCGTATTCTGCCGTATCAACGATCGTCCCCCGACCGCGAACCAGCTCGTTCTCACCCCCGGTATCGTGCAACGAAGTGTGCCCCCCCACCGTGGACGAATCAGTCAGGTGGTCGTCCCCTCCCCCGCCGATCAGGCGAACTCCAATCGATCTGCCTTCCCCGCCACGCACCACCGCGCGATCGTCGCCCCCGTGGAGGTAAATGCGTATCTCGCGCGTCTCTGACCGGCGGAAGACGCGGTCGAAGAAGGCATCTCCTTCGTCAGGCGAGGACTGCCCCTCTTCGCCCGGAAAGAGGCGCACGCGCACCTCGCCGTCGCCGATCCGCTCCACCAGCGCGAAGTCGTCCTCGTCCGTCGCCGGCACATCGACCTCGGTGGAGATGAGGTCGTAGAACTCCTCGGCGGCTTCCGGCAGTGCGTCCCGACGCCAGCGGAGGATCTCCCCGATCTCCCGCGAGGTGTCGCCTACGTACTCGGGCGGGAGGCGGCTCATCGCCTCGTCGATGACCTCATTGGTCACGCGGGAGACGACGAAGGCAGCGACTGAATCCCACGTGCTGCGGTCGAGACCGGAGAGCAGGCGTCGGTCCAGCTCGCGGCCGTTGAGCGTAAGTCCCTCCAGGTAGTACCCCCTGCCAAAGCGCACCGCGTTGGGCGCGAAGGTCCGGCCCAGAACCATGAGGAGACCGTCATAGTCCACGAACGCGTAGTCGCGGTCCCGCGGGATCGGTCGATAGCGTGTGATGCCCCCGGGCTCCTTCACCTCCGCCCAGCGCCACTGATCGTCGTGCCGGTCCCAGTCGCCGATCATCAGGTCCACCAGACGAGCGGTCAGGAACTCGGTCGCGTCGACCCGATTGGTGCGATCCTCCTCCAGGCGTTCCAGAAGCGTCTCCGTCCCGACGATCCTGGAGAAGCCACCGAATCCGGCCGTGCCTCCCTCGCCTTCTTCGGGGCGTTCCTCGATGATTCCCAGCATGCCCGCGAACTCTTCGCGAAACTCGCCCAGGGCGGGGTCATCGGGCATCACCGCCAGCGACGGTTCGGGATGCAGCACACCGACCGCATCCAGAATGGGCGGCACCATGAGCGCGCCGGCCGGATGTAGGGAGCTGACCTGATCCTGGATCGCGGTGCCTACCAAGGTGCCATGCAGCGCCGGTTCATCCGATAGCTGAGGGAACTTGTCCACCGAGCGGAAGGTGTACTCGCGCCCGTTGTGGGACAGGAAGCGTAGCGAGATGGTCTGATTGCCGCCGCCGCGCTGGGTAGGGGTGAGCCCGCCCGCGAAGGTGTCCAGCGCGAGCACGGGGACGCGAATGGGGGTGGCCCACGCCGCGCGGTAGTCGTCCCCGAAAATTAATCCCCGCAGTCCCGAACCGGCGTACTGCGGCCCGGGGACGACGGTGACCGAATCCTGCGCTCGCGCCGGGGCATCACCTGTGACCAGCGCGAACACGCCGAGCGCGAGAGCGAATCCCTGTCCAGGACGAAGTGGGATCATGCGGTGCCCGCCGGCGTGTCTGTGTTTTCGAGTCGCAATCGTACCGGAAGGCCGGTCGATGCATCGCCAGCGCGGCGCACAGAAGCGCAAACCATGCCGGCGGGCGGTCGGTGTCAGGACCGATCCTCCGCGGGGACGCGAGTGGAGCGGGCGCGCGAGCGGAGTCTGAAGGGAATGTACTCCGCGGCCTCGACCTGCGCCGACCAGCGCTCGTCGAGGGCGCCGACGAGATCGATCGGGCTGATGTCCTCCTTCATCCGTACGAGATACTCGAGTGTCGTGATCCCCTCTTCACGTGGCGCGATCCGCACCAGTCGCCAGTCCATGGCCATGTCGGCCAGGGCTTCCTGAACCGTGTGTCGCGCCACCTCGGGCCGCTCCGCGTGCACGAGCAGGATCCCGTCCGTCCTCATGTCCTCCGCCTCTTCCAGCAACGAACGCCGGATCTCCTTGCGCCGCTCCGGGGTCTGGGCGACGAAGAGCTCGGAGGAGCCGGTGGAGAGAATCCCCGTCTCACCGTACCGTCCGCCGTAGATCGACCCGATGTTGAAGCGCCACAGGATGAGTACGACAAAGTTGAAAATGATGGACATCACCAGCGCCACGTCGAGCGCCTGGACGCCGGCCGACAGGCCGATCGCGATGACCAGGAATATGTAGACGGCGTCGCGGGGATCTTTCAGTGTATTGCGGAAGCGCACCGCCGCGACGATCCCGGCGAGGCTGAACGCCAGTGCGAGGCTGTTCTTGACCACCAGAGCGATCCCGGCCACGACGATCGGTAGGATGACCACCGCCCTCACCAGCGCGGGGTCGTACTGTAGGCGCTTGATGCGCATGTACACGCCGGCGACCGGCACGATGAGCGCGAGGGCGCCCAGGATGGCCAGGGTCGTCGCGTAGGCGCGATCGAGCGCCATACGCACCATAGCCCTCTCGGCCGACGTCGCGTCGATCGTCTCGCCTCCGATGACCTGACTCGCCTCATCGCTGATCGCGGGGAGCGTCACCGGACTGAGAAACGCGCGTCGGGTCGAAGGAAAGTAGTGGGTGAGCGCCGCGACCAGGGCGATCAGCACCACGTAGTAGAGGAAGAGGCGAAGGAAAGGGGAGTCCCGAACCCAGGCGAGAAACTCGGCTCCCGGACCGCGACGGGTCGGCGCCACAGGGGGGATCGGATCCTTTTCCAGGCCGGGGGCATTCGCCTCCAGCTCCGCCAGCTCGTCGATACGGATCCGCTCTTCGTCCATGGGATTATGTGGGAGTGAGCCGCCGAACTCGGCAAGAAGCGTGCTGCACGTGGCCCACCTCTTGCCCCTCCCTCCGTCCGGAAGATGGCGGAATTTCATCCATTTCGCGCGAGGAAGCTTGAGCGAAACCCCGACAGAGACCCCGCCGGAGCAACTCTACGCAACCCTTCGGGACCGCTTCTGTCTCGACGAATTCCGAGAGGGGCAGAAAGAGGCGGTGGAGGCCGTGCTCGCCGGGCGGGACACCCTGGTCATCATGCCGACCGGCTCAGGGAAATCGCTGATCTACCAGCTCCCTGCCCTGCTCCTTCCCGGGCTCACCGTGGTCGTCTCGCCGCTCATCGCGCTGATGAAGGACCAGACGGACAAGCTCGAGGAGCTGGGGGTGGACGCGCGGGCGATCAACTCCTCGCTCAGCGATCGGGAGCGCGCGGCGGAGGAAGAGGCCGTCGAGCACGGTGAGGGCAAAATCCTCTACGTGACGCCCGAGCGCTTCCGCGACCGCGAGTTCTTCGAGGTGCTGCTGGGGCGCAAGGTGTCGCTCTTCGTGGTCGACGAGGCGCACTGCGTCAGCCAGTGGGGCCACGATTTTCGCCCGGACTACATGATGCTGGGCTCCATCGCCCGCCGCCTCGGCCGACCCCCGATCCTGGCCCTCACCGCGACCGCCCCGCCGGAGGTCCAGGACGACATCGCCACCCAGCTGGGAATGGTCGATCCGTTCCGGGTGGTC
This genomic window contains:
- a CDS encoding BamA/TamA family outer membrane protein; translation: MIPLRPGQGFALALGVFALVTGDAPARAQDSVTVVPGPQYAGSGLRGLIFGDDYRAAWATPIRVPVLALDTFAGGLTPTQRGGGNQTISLRFLSHNGREYTFRSVDKFPQLSDEPALHGTLVGTAIQDQVSSLHPAGALMVPPILDAVGVLHPEPSLAVMPDDPALGEFREEFAGMLGIIEERPEEGEGGTAGFGGFSRIVGTETLLERLEEDRTNRVDATEFLTARLVDLMIGDWDRHDDQWRWAEVKEPGGITRYRPIPRDRDYAFVDYDGLLMVLGRTFAPNAVRFGRGYYLEGLTLNGRELDRRLLSGLDRSTWDSVAAFVVSRVTNEVIDEAMSRLPPEYVGDTSREIGEILRWRRDALPEAAEEFYDLISTEVDVPATDEDDFALVERIGDGEVRVRLFPGEEGQSSPDEGDAFFDRVFRRSETREIRIYLHGGDDRAVVRGGEGRSIGVRLIGGGGDDHLTDSSTVGGHTSLHDTGGENELVRGRGTIVDTAEYEAPEAVQSLSGESFRDWGALRRWIPSLDYHSSEGLILGLTRSYTRYGFRQVPYDFRLDVGLEVGTLTGAFAGGVRGDFRRPRSSAGMEVELFVSQLDPLHFYGFGNESEASENADFYVVRQNRLLAGVSWYQELGRAARFSLGPVVEFTRTQEPEGTPFAAGHEGGRNYGQVGGRSELVVDTRDATLFPTRGVSLRVGGSGYPAFWDADEAFGEAHAVASAYLTPLFRGSPTLALRAGGMHLWGDFPIHEAAFLGGSATVRGYRFQRYAGDAMVFGNAEARLPLGKVKWIVRGDLGVLGLADAGRVYVDGESPGGWHTAYGGGLWFRFRVRSTLIAASALYAEGDHGTIYFKFGVPF
- a CDS encoding DUF4956 domain-containing protein; its protein translation is MDEERIRIDELAELEANAPGLEKDPIPPVAPTRRGPGAEFLAWVRDSPFLRLFLYYVVLIALVAALTHYFPSTRRAFLSPVTLPAISDEASQVIGGETIDATSAERAMVRMALDRAYATTLAILGALALIVPVAGVYMRIKRLQYDPALVRAVVILPIVVAGIALVVKNSLALAFSLAGIVAAVRFRNTLKDPRDAVYIFLVIAIGLSAGVQALDVALVMSIIFNFVVLILWRFNIGSIYGGRYGETGILSTGSSELFVAQTPERRKEIRRSLLEEAEDMRTDGILLVHAERPEVARHTVQEALADMAMDWRLVRIAPREEGITTLEYLVRMKEDISPIDLVGALDERWSAQVEAAEYIPFRLRSRARSTRVPAEDRS